The genomic region GGCCTGACCCGTGCGGTACAGCTCACCGACCTCCCGGGCGTCGGCGAAGCCGGTCAGGCTGACGGTGGACGGCTTGGCGCTGGCCGGATCGACCGCGGCGACCTCGGCGGGCAGCGGCTGCACTGCGAGCGCGCCCTGGGTGCTGTAATCGACGTCCTCGCTCTGCCGACCCGCGCCGCGACCGGACTTCGACCGTCGTCCACCGAGCGCGGAGTGGGCCCGCGGCTCGGCCGGCCGGCTCCGGTCGGCGCCGGTGTACGGCGAGGAGCCTGCATGATCGGAAGCGGGGTGGTCGGCAGTGTTGTCCGCAGGGGAATCGGCGTAGCGGCCCGCGTATTCGAGTTCGCGACGGCCGTGGTCCCCGGCCTCGCTGTGGTGGGTGTCGGCCGCGTAGTCGCCGTAGGCGTCGACGCCGGTGCTGATGGAGGCGTCCGCCGCGTAGTCATCCCGCTGGTAGTCATCCGTGGCGTATCCGGCCCGGTCGCCGCCGTCGACAGGATAATCGGCATCGTCGCCGTCGTACCGCGGGTGGTGGTCGCCGTCCTGCTCGTCGACGGCGTAGTGGTCGGCCTGCTCACCGCGGGCTGCGTACCGATCGGATTCGTCCGGGACCAGGCCGAGGAACGCCCCCATCTTTCGCAACGTGCCCATGTCGGTCCCTTCGTGTGCCGGAGTCCCGAGGCAGGTGGCGCCCGGGCTGATGCGGTGCGCGGCGGTCCGCACATCGCATGGAACAAACGCTAATCGGGTGGTCGCACCCGACCGTGTTGCGACACGCGAGAACCCTGGGGCTGGTGCGACTTCCAGCCGGCACGTCGCGCTCGCCCGCTCAGTTCTCGAGCCAGATCAGACCGGCCTGGCGGCCGGTGGTGGTACCCGACCGCTGGGCTCGGCGGTGCGAGAAGAGCTCGTCGTCGGTCATCGTGCACCGCTCGTCGACGGCGACCGCGGCCACGCCCGCTTCCAGAGCCTGGCGGCGCAGACCCGCCCGTAGGTCCAGACCCGGTGTCCCCCAGGAGGTCTCGCACGCCGATCCGGGCAGGACATGCTCCACCTCGGCCTGCAGGGCGGACGGTACCTCGTAGCAGCTCCCGCAGATCGCGGGCCCGAGCAGCAGGTCGATCCCGTCGAGCCGCGCACCGGCGTCGAGCATCCGCTGCACCAGGATCGGGACGATGCCGTCCGCAGCCCCCACCCGGCCCGCATGTGCCGCACCGATGACACCGGCGGCGGGATCGGCCGCCAGCACCGGCACACAGTCGGCCACCAGGACCGCCAGCACCAGGCCGGGGGTGGTGGTCACCACTCCGTCGGTGGCGTCCAGCTGTTCGACGTGACCCACCCTGGCCACCGTGCTGGAGTGCGTCTGGCCCATCCACTGCAGGTCGGACGGATCTGCGCCGATCCGCCCCGCGATCCGTGATCTGTTGCGGCGCACGGCTTCCGGATCGTCGCCGACGGCGCCGCCGAGATTGCAGCTGTCGTACGGGGCGGCGGAGACACCTCCGGCCCGGCCGGTCATCACCCGATGGACCGCACCTGCCGGTGGAGCGGACGAACTCGTCACCGCTTCATGAAGGGGGGCACGTCCACGTCGTCATCGTCGACCAGCGGCACGGCGGAGCGGTGCGGGGGTGCCTGGGGCGGGGTCGGCGGGGTGTAGGGCTGCGCGGACGGGCCCTGCTGGTCACCGGAGCGCTGCTGCGGGGCCTGCTGGTGCCCGGACTGCTGGTAGGGCGCCGGCTGGTGCCCGGACTGCTGGTAGGGCGCCTGCTGGGCGGGCTGGTCGCGGCGAACGGCACCGGCGGCCGCCCCTGCGATCGGCGCACCGGCGGACCGCTGACCACCGACCGGCAGACCGGGGTTGGTCGGCGTCGAGTCGAAGCCGGCCGCGATCACCGTCACCCGCACCTCGTCGCCGAGGGAGTCGTCGATGACGGTGCCGAAGATGATGTTGGCATCCTCGTGGGCTGCCTCCTGGACCAGGGTCGCAGCCTCGTTGATCTCGAACAGGCCGAGGTCACTGCCGCCGGCGATCGACAGCAGCACGCCGAGGGCGCCGTCCATCGAGGCCTCCAGCAGCGGTGAGTTGATCGCCTTCTGGGCCGCCTCGACGGCTCGGCCCTCGCCGCGGGCGGACCCGATGCCCATCAATGCAGTACCGGCGCCGGCCATCACGCTCTTGACGTCCGCGAAGTCGACGTTGATCAGGCCAGGAGTGGTGATCAGATCGGTGATGCCCTGGACGCCGTTCAGCAGCACCTCGTCGGCCGAGCGGAACGCGTCCATCAACGTCACACCCTGGTCGCCGAGCTGCAGCAGCCGGTCGTTGGGGATGACGATGAGGGTGTCGCACTCGGCGCGGAGCGCGTTGATCCCGTCCTCCGCCTGACCGCCGCGGCGGCGGCCCTCGAAGGTGAACGGGCGGGTGACGACACCGATGGTGAGCGCGCCGAGGCTCCGGGCGATCGAGGCGACGACCGGAGCACCACCGGTGCCGGTGCCGCCGCCCTCGCCCGCCGTCACGAAGACCATGTCGGCGCCCTTGAGGACCTCCTCGATCTCGGCGCGGTGGTCCTCGGCAGCCTTGGCGCCCACGTCGGGGTTGGCACCGGCACCGAGGCCTCTGGTGTTCTCCCGGCCGACGTCGAGCTTGACGTCGGCGTCGCTCATCAGCAGCGCCTGCGCATCGGTGTTGATCGCGATGAACTCGACGCCGCGCAGGCCGACCTCGATCATCCGGTTCACGGCGTTGACGCCGCCGCCGCCGATACCGACGACCTTGATCACCGCGAGGTAGTTGTGCGGAGGTGTCATGGGGTGCCTTCCCTCGTGAACGCGGACGCTGCCGGTCGCGCCGTGTGCTGGTGTCGTACTGCGGGTGCAGCCTGGTCCCGCCGGGTGAGGGGGCGTACCGCTTCCCCGCGACCGCCCGAGAAGGTCGACCCGCTCCCGCGAGTCTCAACTCTCGACCTCAACCACAGCGTTATAGTTATGTCAAGTGGTGCTCCCGCAACGGTAGGCGGAGCGCACCCCTCGATGCGGCAGGAGACTGCGCGTGTCGCCCTTCGACGTCCAAGTTCGGGACGGGTCCGGTCGAGCTGCTGCCTGCCGGAAGCCGAGGGCCACGGTCGTACTACTTGACCGACACCATGGTCGGGTCGGACAGGTCGAAGACGGATCCCGGCTGCCGCAGCATCACCGGCAGCACCTTGGCCTTCTGCTCCCCCGCCGACGAGTCGCCCCAGATCACCGTCCGCTTGTCCGCGAGCAACAACTCGATCCGGTACGGGCTGGCGGCCCGGACCGAGGAGACCAGGGCGGAGACCGAGGCCGGCAGGGAATCCACCACCGACAGCGCCGCGGTCGTCGACGGATCCTGCGCACCGGGGGTGGCCAGCTCGATCTGCATCAGCTTGGCCGGCTTCACCTTCGTCGGCGCGAACGGGACCCCGCTCGCATCCAGCGACCACCAGGCGTCGTTGGCCTTCGTCACCGCGACGGCGACCCGCTGCCGGACGGTCACCCGCAGACCGTTGGGCCAGCTCCGGTCGACCGTGGTCGCCGCGATGTCCGGGATACCGGCCAGCGCCTGCTGCAGCTCCGCGGTGTCGACCTCGGCCAGCGGCGCCCCGACCTGCGGGGCGAGCTGCGCGCGGACCTGCTGTTCGACCGACTGTTCGGCGCCGACGACGGACACCGTGCGCAGCGCCAGCACCGAGGTGAAGTAGACGACGTAGACGGCGGATCCGGCGAGCGCGACGACGAGTCCGACGGCCAGCAGCAGGGGCCACCGCCGGGGAGCGTGGTCCGGTCTGGGACGCGGCGCGCGGGGGTGGGCCTCACGCATGACCCAACGCCCCGTCCGGATCAGGTCCGGCATCCAGCCGGTCGAGGATCTCCGGTCCGAGCATCGTCACGTCGCCGGCGCCCATCGTGACCACCACGTCATCGACGCGGACGAGCCCAGCCACCACGTCGGCCGCCCTGGCCAGGCTGGGCTCGAAGATCACCTCGGGTGCGGACACGGCATCGGCGATCAGCGCGCCGGTGACCCCCGGCTGCGGATCCTCCCTGGCGCCGTAGACGTCGAGCACCACGACCACGTCGGCCAGCGACAACGCGGCGGCGAACTCGGGGGCGAAGGTCGCCGTGCGGGAGTACAGGTGCGGTTGGAACACCACGACCAATCGACCGCCGCCGACCGGGACGACGGTGCGGGCGGCCTCGAGCTGGGCCCGTACCTCGGTCGGGTGGTGCGCATAGTCGTCGTAGACAGTCACGCCGGCGGCCCTGCCCTTGAACTGGAAGCGCCGACGGACGCCGGTGTAGCTCGCCAGCCCCTCGACCATCGTCGCGGGAGAGACCCCGGCCAACACTCCGGCGGTGAACGCCGCT from Nakamurella sp. A5-74 harbors:
- a CDS encoding cell division protein SepF; its protein translation is MGTLRKMGAFLGLVPDESDRYAARGEQADHYAVDEQDGDHHPRYDGDDADYPVDGGDRAGYATDDYQRDDYAADASISTGVDAYGDYAADTHHSEAGDHGRRELEYAGRYADSPADNTADHPASDHAGSSPYTGADRSRPAEPRAHSALGGRRSKSGRGAGRQSEDVDYSTQGALAVQPLPAEVAAVDPASAKPSTVSLTGFADAREVGELYRTGQAVILDMTELTDAEARRMVDFAAGLAFAVRGSIDKVTTKVFMLHQPDGDTDRSGR
- the pgeF gene encoding peptidoglycan editing factor PgeF, whose protein sequence is MTGRAGGVSAAPYDSCNLGGAVGDDPEAVRRNRSRIAGRIGADPSDLQWMGQTHSSTVARVGHVEQLDATDGVVTTTPGLVLAVLVADCVPVLAADPAAGVIGAAHAGRVGAADGIVPILVQRMLDAGARLDGIDLLLGPAICGSCYEVPSALQAEVEHVLPGSACETSWGTPGLDLRAGLRRQALEAGVAAVAVDERCTMTDDELFSHRRAQRSGTTTGRQAGLIWLEN
- the ftsZ gene encoding cell division protein FtsZ, which produces MTPPHNYLAVIKVVGIGGGGVNAVNRMIEVGLRGVEFIAINTDAQALLMSDADVKLDVGRENTRGLGAGANPDVGAKAAEDHRAEIEEVLKGADMVFVTAGEGGGTGTGGAPVVASIARSLGALTIGVVTRPFTFEGRRRGGQAEDGINALRAECDTLIVIPNDRLLQLGDQGVTLMDAFRSADEVLLNGVQGITDLITTPGLINVDFADVKSVMAGAGTALMGIGSARGEGRAVEAAQKAINSPLLEASMDGALGVLLSIAGGSDLGLFEINEAATLVQEAAHEDANIIFGTVIDDSLGDEVRVTVIAAGFDSTPTNPGLPVGGQRSAGAPIAGAAAGAVRRDQPAQQAPYQQSGHQPAPYQQSGHQQAPQQRSGDQQGPSAQPYTPPTPPQAPPHRSAVPLVDDDDVDVPPFMKR
- a CDS encoding FtsQ-type POTRA domain-containing protein translates to MREAHPRAPRPRPDHAPRRWPLLLAVGLVVALAGSAVYVVYFTSVLALRTVSVVGAEQSVEQQVRAQLAPQVGAPLAEVDTAELQQALAGIPDIAATTVDRSWPNGLRVTVRQRVAVAVTKANDAWWSLDASGVPFAPTKVKPAKLMQIELATPGAQDPSTTAALSVVDSLPASVSALVSSVRAASPYRIELLLADKRTVIWGDSSAGEQKAKVLPVMLRQPGSVFDLSDPTMVSVK